The nucleotide sequence AGCCGACTTATACATTGACCGTGGTTGCGACGGACAATAGTGGCGCGACGGGCACGAATACCATCACGATCAATCTCAATAACTTGAATGATCGGCCTGTGATTCCCCAGTATCCGTACTACAATGGCTGGATTCCTACACCAACGATCCCTGACGGAAGTGTGAATGTTTTCGATGTTCGGGAAAACAGCTTTAATGGCACCGTCGTCGGGACGGTCACGGCCATCGATCAAGACATTGATTCCAACCCGGTTCAACAGGCGACGTTGACGTATGTCCTGGTCGGAACGATTCCGGGATTCGACGCGAACACTCCCGCATTCGCCATTGATCCCTTCACCGGGCGCATCCGGGTCACGGACCAGTCATTCCTGGATTATGAGGCACGTCGAATTGCCAATCTGGGGCAGGGCAACTTAGGAGAAGGGGGCCTTTCCGGTTTCCCCGATGTCGTCTTTGACCTTCAGGTGCGAGCGACAGACATCCGAGGTGTGTCTTCACAAACCAATCAGTTCGGTAACCCCACTGCCAATGGCGGTAACTTCGTCAGCGACAGCCATGTTTACATCCGGCTTCGAGATGTGGGAGAGGTTCCACCGAATGTCGCCAATTCGACAAAGACGCTGGCCGTCAATGAAAACAGCACAGTCGGGCTGAGCGTTGGATTCTTCCAACTCATCTCCGGAACCGACAATTTTGTCATTCCGCAAGGGACCTTCACGCGAATCGCGCGTCCCGGTCTGGATCCACTAGAGCCACAGCAGCGTCACAGTTTTGAAATCGTAGGGGGCAATCCCAATAACACGTTCGCCATCGATCCTGATACGGGTGAGATCACCGTTGCCAATCCTCTCGTTAACTACGAGACGCTGAACGCCTACGATCTGCAGATCAAAGTCACTGATCGTAATCTGCACGCAGTCCAAATCGGCGCCGTTGACAACGTTGCACCGCTTTCGACCGTTGCAACTCTGCGGATTACCGTGAATGACGTGAATGAAGTCACGACCATTCCGAACAATCAATCGTTTAATATTCCTGAGAATACGGTTAATGGGACAATCGTCGGTAGCGTTATCGCCAACGATCCTGATACCCAGCAGCCGAACGGGAATGCCAATCTCGTTTACAGCATCATCAGCGGTAACGTGGTTAAGGTGAATGGTGTCGAGTACGCCGGAGTCTTCTCCATTGATCCTGCCACCGGGGTAATTTCTGTTAATAATACCACGGGGCTGCCCAACAACATTGCGTTGAATTTTGAAAATCAGTCGACGTTTGCACTGACGATTAAAGTGGTGGACCGGGGGGATCAGGGAACGTCAGCAAATAACTCGGTCCTGATTAATCTGCAGAACGTGAATGAGACGACACCGGCGGTTCAGGACGCGACGTTCTCGATTGCGGAAAATCGCCCTGCCGGTGACCTTGTGGGACAAGTCATTGCCTCCGTAGGTGAACTCGGAAACACGATCACCAGTTTCCAGATCATGGCGGGAAATAAGGACGGCGCGTTCGCGATCGATTCCGTCGGCCGAATCACTGTCGCCAACCCCTCTGCAATCGACTTTGAAAAGAATCCGGTATTTAACCTGACCGTGCGGGCGACCGATAACGGTTCACCGGCCCTGTTTGCGACGGGGACGATCACCATTCTGCTGAGCAACTTGAACGAGCAGATCGTGATGCTCGATCAGGGGCCAATCACAGTCAACGAGAATACGCCGAACGGGACCATTGTGGGCCAGATCGTGACGTCGGATCCCGACAACGTGAATGCGCCGATCCAGGGACAGTCGTTCGTCATTAATGGGGGCAACACAGGGGGGGCGTTCTCAATCGATCCTCAGGGACGCATCATTGTGGCCAACTCGGCTGCTCTGAACTTTGAGTCGACACCGACCTTCACGATTGTCGCCACAGTGACCGATACGGGCATCCCATCCACGTCCATGGCAGCGACAATCACCATTGCACTGGCGGACATCAACGATGCTCCGATCATCGGTACGCAGTCCTTTAACCTCAAGGAGCACTCGTTGCCGGGAACGGTCGTAGGGACGGTTCAAGCGACGGACCAGGATTCGCCAGCCCAGACCCTGACCTTTGCCATCATCGGCGGGAATGATTCGGGAGCCTTCGCGATCGATCCGGCGACGGGAGCGATCAGGGTTGTTGATCCAGGACTGATCGACTACTCCTCAAACCCGACGTTTGCCTTGACGATTCAGGTCACGGATAACGGAGCTCCTGCTCGATCCTCCACAGCCACGGTCAACATTCTGCTGCTGGACGGGCAAGAACCACAGATTGCAAATCAGTCGAAGACGATTCCGGAAAACTCCGCCGTCGGTACCGTGATCGCGACTGTTGCCGCATCTAATGGACTCGCTCCTTACACGTACTCCATCTTCAGCGGGAATACGAATAACGCGTTCACGATCAATCCGACGACCGGGGTGATCACCGTCTCGAACCCCGCCGCACTGAACTACGAAGCGATCAAGTCGTTCTCTCTGAAGGTGATGGTCGTCGACAGTCAGGCCACGAAACTGGCGGACACCGCGACCATTACGATCAACCTGACGAACGTCAATGAGGCACCGTCACTGATCTCGCTGGAAACGGCTCCGATTGCCTATACCGAGAACGACGTCGCGCCATTGACTGCAAATATTGTGGCCATCGATCCGGACAGCAATAACGCATCATCTGCGGTGATCAAGATCACCGGAAACTATCAGAACGGTCAGGACCGGTTGAACTTCACCAATACGGCGAAAATCACGGGTGTCTGGGACGCAGCCACAGGAACTCTAACCCTGACCGGAGTCGATTCATTCTCGAACTACCGCACGGCGATTCGGTCGGTGACCTACACCAACCTGTCAGAGAACCCGAACACGTCAACTAGGACGGTCAGTTTCTCCATTACGGATGATGGTGGCCTGACCAGTCCCATCGTGAGTCGGAACATTGCCCTGACCAGCGTGAACGACGCACCCGTGCTTACCGGATCCAGTACGATCTCTTATTCCGAAGCCGATCCTGCGACAGTGATCAATCCAGTGATCAGTGTCAGCGACAGTGACAATGCAACGCTGACGACTGCGACGATCCGGATGCCAAACTATATTGCTGGCCAGGATATCCTGAGCTTTGCCAATAACGGCGTCGATATGGGCAACATCGCCGTGCAGTCAAACGCGAATGGGGTGTTGACTCTGGTCTCTGCCGGAGGTTCAGCAACGCTGGCACAATGGACCAACGCTTTGCGTGCTGTGAAATACGCCAACTCCAGCGGAAATCCCAACCAGACACCACGGAGTGTGCAGTTCCAGGTGACTGATGGGTCCGCTCTGAGCAATGTGATTACCAGCACCATCGAAGTCACGGCCGTCGATTTCCCTCCTGCTCTCTCGCAGGTCGAGCCAGGGTCACTGCTCTACACCGAGCTTTCGACAGTAAAGGTTTCGTCGACGATTACAGCCTTCGATTTCGATAGTGCCAATCTGTCGGGTGCAACGATCCAGATCACCGGCAACTATCAGAACGGTGAAGACTTCCTGCAGTTCACCAACACTGCCAAGATCACCGGGGTGTTCAATGCCGCGACAGGGATGCTGACCCTGACCGGGGTCGACACGGTCGCAAATTACCAGACCGCGCTTCGTTCGGTTTCCTACTTTAATTCCAGTTCCAACCCCTCCGGGTTGCTGCGAACGGTTGCATTCACGGTGACCGACACCACGAACGTGGTGAGTAACTCGGTGGTTCGTACGATTGCACTGGATGCGGTCAACGACGCTCCTGTTCTCTCGGGTATTGAAGAGACGGCGCTGGACTACCTGGAAAATACGGCTCCGAACTACGGCACTAATAACACGACGCCGATTTCGTCCACGATTCAGGTCAACGACCCTGACAGCCTGATTACGCAGGCCACGATTCGCATCACCGGAAATTATGTGCCGAACCAGGACTTCCTGCGGTTCACCAATACGGCAACGATTATCGGAACCTGGAATGCCGCAAACGGGACCCTGACACTGACCGGTCCCGATACCGCCGCCAATTACGCTGCTGCATTGCAGTCCGTAGCTTTCTACAACCTGCATAATGCTCCAAATACCTCCACTCGGACCGTCAGCTACACAGTGACGGATGACGGCGGTGCGGCAAGTGGACCAAAGCTGACGAGCAATACGGTCAGCCGTGAGATTAATGTGATTGCCGTGAATGATCCCCCCGTGCTGACCAGCTCGGACACAACCGTCCTGGCCTACACAGAGGATGCAACGGCCGTCAAGATCCTGCCGAATGTGCTGGCAGCCGATCCTGACAGTGATAACCTGATGGGGGCTCGGATCTGGATTTCTTCTAACTACAACGCTAACGGCAGCAAGGACATGCTGGTCTTCGTCGACACGGCGAAGATCAAGGGATCATGGGATCCTGCAACCGGTATACTCACCCTGTCCGGAGTCGATAGCGTCAGTAATTACCGGACTGCTCTTCGATCCATCGGTTTCGCCAACTCGCAAAGTGGTTTGACGGCTCCAAACCGGACTGTCAGCTTCAGTGTGATTGATGATCAGGGACTGAGCGGCAATACGGTGACGCGTAACATCAGCATTGCAACGCATCCGAATGGTGCGGTCTTGTCGGGAATCGAGACCGTGCCCGCTGTCTATAAGGCGAATGATCCGTACACCCCGCCTGCTCCTGTGACATCAACGCTGGTGATCTCGGATAACGACAGTACGCTGCTGCGAAGTGCCGTGATCAAGATTTCTGGCAACTATGTCCGAGGACAGGATCAGTTGCTGATCTCCGGAGCAGTGGCGAATGCAAACCAGATCTCCGCGGCCTGGAACTCTGCAACGGGTGAACTGACGCTGTCTGGACTGGTTCCTGTGGCCAACTACATCAACGCGTTGCGGGATGTGAAGTACTACAACAACGGCAGCTCGGCGCTGAGTACCCTGACCCGGACGATTACATTCACTGTGATCGACGACACGCAACTGGCCAGCAACATTGCAACGCGCAATGTGACAATCCAGACGACCAATACGGCTCCGTTCCTGAACGTCGGGGGCAGCAGCCCATTGCAGTACCAGGAGAAAGACGCGGCGACGAATGTCGTTCCGGCGTTGACGGTTCAGGACGTGGACAGTCCGAATATCGTGAGCGCGGCGGTCAAGATCACAGGAAACTATCAACAGGGACAGGACCAGCTCGTGTTCTCCAACACGGCCAAGATCAAGGGAAGCTGGGACGTCCTGACAGGAACCCTGAATCTGACCGGGGTCGATACTCGGGAAAACTACGAGGCAGCTTTGCGGACAGTGAAGTACCTCAATACGAGTAATAACCCCAGCACATTAACGAGAACTGTCGGTGTCACTGTCAATGACGGGCTGGCCACCAGCAACGTCGCCAGTCGCAATGTCACCATATTGGCACTGAACGATCCTCCTCAGATTGCCACGAACGAGGCTGCCGCACTCAACTACAAACCGTCGCAGGGTGCCGTCAGTATCGCTCCGTCGCTCTCGGTTACCGATCCGGATAGTGCGAACATCACGGGGGCCACTGTGAGGATCGCGTTCAATTATCAGCAGGGGAACGACCAGCTTTCGTTCGTCAACACAGCGAAGATTTCCGGAACGTTCGACATCCTGACGGGGATTCTGACGCTGTCCGGGTCCGACACCGTGGCGAACTACCGCACGGCACTGCAGTCGGTGAAGTACCAGTTCAATGGAGTACCGCTCGCATCGACCAAGACGATCTCATTCGTGGCCAATGACGGCCTCGCTCTGGGGAATCTGGCGACGCGGGACATCTCGGTCACACCGAACGCCTAACTGTTAAAAGTCATTGAACGAGTCCGGCTTTCGGACTCGTTTGCTGAGTGAAACTTGAGAGCCCGGCGACACAATTTTGTGCCGCCGGGCCTTTCTGTTCCGTGCCTCTTTCGACCATCGCCTGCACGATTTCGCGGGCGACAGTTTCGAACCTCGACCGTGGAAGGTCGAGTACCGTGGTAAAGCGTGAGAGTTGA is from Schlesneria sp. DSM 10557 and encodes:
- a CDS encoding cadherin domain-containing protein; its protein translation is MILQSWLNSVLARLNASSGHTRRRRSNGIQSTTPTVVEHLEQRRMLTDPVVAAATVFINETTQVFPYASTPANPAQIAVSVTDPDAAPDNYSPGNLAITAGNTDYNGNGQPAFRVDVIGGVDVIVVNDAADLNYEAQPTYTLTVVATDNSGATGTNTITINLNNLNDRPVIPQYPYYNGWIPTPTIPDGSVNVFDVRENSFNGTVVGTVTAIDQDIDSNPVQQATLTYVLVGTIPGFDANTPAFAIDPFTGRIRVTDQSFLDYEARRIANLGQGNLGEGGLSGFPDVVFDLQVRATDIRGVSSQTNQFGNPTANGGNFVSDSHVYIRLRDVGEVPPNVANSTKTLAVNENSTVGLSVGFFQLISGTDNFVIPQGTFTRIARPGLDPLEPQQRHSFEIVGGNPNNTFAIDPDTGEITVANPLVNYETLNAYDLQIKVTDRNLHAVQIGAVDNVAPLSTVATLRITVNDVNEVTTIPNNQSFNIPENTVNGTIVGSVIANDPDTQQPNGNANLVYSIISGNVVKVNGVEYAGVFSIDPATGVISVNNTTGLPNNIALNFENQSTFALTIKVVDRGDQGTSANNSVLINLQNVNETTPAVQDATFSIAENRPAGDLVGQVIASVGELGNTITSFQIMAGNKDGAFAIDSVGRITVANPSAIDFEKNPVFNLTVRATDNGSPALFATGTITILLSNLNEQIVMLDQGPITVNENTPNGTIVGQIVTSDPDNVNAPIQGQSFVINGGNTGGAFSIDPQGRIIVANSAALNFESTPTFTIVATVTDTGIPSTSMAATITIALADINDAPIIGTQSFNLKEHSLPGTVVGTVQATDQDSPAQTLTFAIIGGNDSGAFAIDPATGAIRVVDPGLIDYSSNPTFALTIQVTDNGAPARSSTATVNILLLDGQEPQIANQSKTIPENSAVGTVIATVAASNGLAPYTYSIFSGNTNNAFTINPTTGVITVSNPAALNYEAIKSFSLKVMVVDSQATKLADTATITINLTNVNEAPSLISLETAPIAYTENDVAPLTANIVAIDPDSNNASSAVIKITGNYQNGQDRLNFTNTAKITGVWDAATGTLTLTGVDSFSNYRTAIRSVTYTNLSENPNTSTRTVSFSITDDGGLTSPIVSRNIALTSVNDAPVLTGSSTISYSEADPATVINPVISVSDSDNATLTTATIRMPNYIAGQDILSFANNGVDMGNIAVQSNANGVLTLVSAGGSATLAQWTNALRAVKYANSSGNPNQTPRSVQFQVTDGSALSNVITSTIEVTAVDFPPALSQVEPGSLLYTELSTVKVSSTITAFDFDSANLSGATIQITGNYQNGEDFLQFTNTAKITGVFNAATGMLTLTGVDTVANYQTALRSVSYFNSSSNPSGLLRTVAFTVTDTTNVVSNSVVRTIALDAVNDAPVLSGIEETALDYLENTAPNYGTNNTTPISSTIQVNDPDSLITQATIRITGNYVPNQDFLRFTNTATIIGTWNAANGTLTLTGPDTAANYAAALQSVAFYNLHNAPNTSTRTVSYTVTDDGGAASGPKLTSNTVSREINVIAVNDPPVLTSSDTTVLAYTEDATAVKILPNVLAADPDSDNLMGARIWISSNYNANGSKDMLVFVDTAKIKGSWDPATGILTLSGVDSVSNYRTALRSIGFANSQSGLTAPNRTVSFSVIDDQGLSGNTVTRNISIATHPNGAVLSGIETVPAVYKANDPYTPPAPVTSTLVISDNDSTLLRSAVIKISGNYVRGQDQLLISGAVANANQISAAWNSATGELTLSGLVPVANYINALRDVKYYNNGSSALSTLTRTITFTVIDDTQLASNIATRNVTIQTTNTAPFLNVGGSSPLQYQEKDAATNVVPALTVQDVDSPNIVSAAVKITGNYQQGQDQLVFSNTAKIKGSWDVLTGTLNLTGVDTRENYEAALRTVKYLNTSNNPSTLTRTVGVTVNDGLATSNVASRNVTILALNDPPQIATNEAAALNYKPSQGAVSIAPSLSVTDPDSANITGATVRIAFNYQQGNDQLSFVNTAKISGTFDILTGILTLSGSDTVANYRTALQSVKYQFNGVPLASTKTISFVANDGLALGNLATRDISVTPNA